From Mycobacterium colombiense CECT 3035:
CTTACAGCACATCCCATTTCGGAGCGCGCTTTTCCCGGTGCGCCATGGCGGCCTCGACCGGGTTGTTGGTGAAGCCGCTGAGGATCTGGGTGCGGTTCTCGATCTCGATGGCATGACGCAGGCTGGGCGCGTCCAGTGCGGCATTGAGGCCAATCTTGGTCTGCCACACGCCATATGCGTTGTTCTCGGCGATCGAGCGGGCCAGCTCGAGCGCGGCCGGCATCAGCTCATCGGGGGCCACGACCTCGTGCACCAGCTTGATGCGATAGGCCTCGGCCGCGTCGATGATGCGACCGGTGAGCATGAGTTCGCGTGCCACCCCGGCGCCGACGATCTTGGGCAGTAGGTAGCTGGTGCCCATGTCCATCGACGAGAAGCCCGCCTTGATGAACACCGAACCGAACCGGGCCTGCTCGGAGGCGACCCGGATATCGCAGACCAGTGAAAACGCCAGCCCGCCCCCGACGGCGACACCGTTCACGGCGCCGATCACGGGGATGTCCATCTCGTAGATCCGGGTGTACAGGTTGGCCAGCCGGACCTGCGCGTCGTAGTTGACCTTGAACGCCGGGGTGGTCGGCTTGTTCTGCGTCCAGGGCTGCCCGGTGCCGCTCAGGTCGGCGCCGGCGCAGAATCCGCGTCCGGCACCGGTCAGAATCGCCACCCGGTACTCACCGCCGTCCAGCACGTCCAGGGCCTCATGGACGCCGTCGATCAACGACCCATCGATGGCGTTGAGGCGCTCCGGCCGGTTCAGCGTGATGCAAGCGATGTTGTCTTCGAGGCGTTCCAGTGTCACTGCGGGCATAGGGGAACCGTAGGCGACGTCGCTATTCACCGACGAGGCATACCGTGGTTTTGCCACCACATCGAAGGAGCAGCCATGGCACGAACCGAAAGTGACAGCTGGGACCTGGCCAACAGCGTGGGAGCCACCGCCACCATGGTGGCCGCGGCCCGGGCGGCCGCGACCAGGCGCCCTCAGCCGGTGATCACCGACGAGTTCGCCGAACCGCTGGTGCGCGCCGTCGGACTGGACGTGTTCACCAGGCTGGCGGCCGGCGAACTCGATTCGATGGACCTGGAGCAGGGTGTCGGATTCTCGCGCATGGTGGACACATTCGCGGCCCGCGCCCGGTTTTACGACGATTATTTCGCCGCGGCCGGCCAAGCCGGGTTGCGCCAGGTGGTGATCGTGGCATCGGGCCTGGACTCGCGGGCCTACCGGCTGCGATGGCCGGCCGGGACGACGGTGTACGAGATCGATCAGCCGGAGGTGATCGCGTTCAAGACGGCGACGCTGGCCGACATCGGCGCCGCGCCGACCGCCGAACTCCGCACCGTGGGTATCGATTTGCGTGAGGACTGGCCTGCGGCGTTGCAGGCGGCGGGCTTTGACCCGGATCAGCCGACGACGTGGCTCGCCGAGGGAGTGCTGATCGGATTCCTCCCGCCCGAGGCCGAAGTCCGGTTGCTGGATGCGATCATTCCGTTGTCCGGCGAAGGCAGCCGCTTCGCCGGCGACTTCGGAACCGTCGCCCCGTCGACGCCGGAGGGGCAGGAACAGGCCCGGCTCATGACCGAGGGGTGGCGACGGCTCGGCCTCGATCTGGACGTCGCCGGCCTGGCTTATCCGGGTGAGCACACCGACGTCGCCGCGCACCTGGCGGCAAACGGCTGGGACACCACCACCTTTCGGCTCACCGATCTGTTCTCCGCCGCGGGCCTACCGGAATTGGGGCCCGCCGAACATCAGGTTCCCGCGGCCACGATCAGTTTCGTCAGGGCGGTGCGGGTCTAGGCGCCCGCTACGCGGATCGCTTGGCGAACCACTCGGCCTGCATCACCAGTAGGGCCATGACCTCCAATTGCGGTGTCTGCGGGTCGAGTTCGCGGTATCGCTGATAGACGTTGACGACGACACGCTCGGCGTCCAGCCACGTGGCGTACTCGCCGAGGTCGATGGTGTCGGCGGCCTCGGCCCATGACAAGCCCCGGCGGTAGGCGGCCTCGGCCTGCTCGGCGACGTGCACGAGATAGCCACGCACCGCCCGGATTCCATCCGGATCGGTGACGGGTCCGTGGCCGGGGACCACCGTCGGTGCGTCCAGGGCGATCATCGCGTCGCACGCCGCGACCCAGTTGGCGATCGGGCCGGCCCACACGATGGGCGTGCAGCCGATGAACAGCAGGTCGCCGCCGAACAGCACCCCCGCGTCGGGCACGTGCACCACTGAGTCGGCAGCGGTGTGCGCGGGTCCCAGATTCAGCACGTCGATCCGCCGCCCGCCGACCTCGACGGACAGGTTGCGCTCGAAGGTCTGGTCGGCGTTGCGCAGCGTGATGTTGCTGAAGTCGAAGTGCCCGAAGCGGTCTCGCGTGTACGGTGTCGCCACCGGCCCTAGGTTGGCGGTCTGCGCCATGGCCAGCATCTCGGGCGCCATTCCGTGCTCGATCTCCTCGGCGGTGCCGTGCGCGGCGATGATGCGCACCGACGTGTCGAGCAGTTGGTTGCCGTGGGTGTGGTCGCCGTTGGAGTGGGTGATCACCGCGTCGGTGATGGGCGCCGACCCGGTGACGGGCCGCATCGCGGTGAGCATCTCGCGGGTCAACGCCAGGTCGAACAGGGTGTCCACCAACAGGGACGCGCCGTCGCCGGCGACCAGGCCGGCGTTGCTCCACCCGTAGCCGCCGTCCGGCAGCGTCCAGGCCCACACCCGGTCGCCGACCTGATGCAGACCGCGGGTGTAGGGCACCCGGGCCGGCGCCCGGTTGACCCGGGGCGCGGCGGCCGGGGCGTCCGGGTTGGGCCGCGCGGCCAACGCGAAGGGCGCGCCGCTCGCGCGGACCGTCTGCCGGGTCTCCCCCAAACCCTGGACCTGGAGCGTGACGACGTCGCCGTCGTGCAGCCAGCCGGGAAACGATTCCAGCGCAGCGGGATTGAGGTGCTCGACCAGTGTGCAGGTGGGCACCGTTCCGGAGCCGATGACGTCGCCGGGGTGCAGGGTGACCCCGCGCGAGGCGTAGGAGATGACCTCGCCGAAGGTCCAGTCCATCTGGGCGGTCGACCCGGTTCCGATGACGGCATCGTTGACCAGCGCGGTGACCCGCAGGTCCAGCTTGCCGCGATCGGAGGCGTGGCGGTACTGCTCGAGTTCGTCGGGGGTCACCAGGTAGGGACCCAGCGTGACGCCGCTGTCCTTGCCCTTGCCCTGGCCGATGCCCAGTTGGCTTTCCATCTGCTGCAGGTCGCGGGCGGACCAGTCGTTGAAGATGGTGTAGCCGATGATCGCCCGTTCGGCCTGTTCGACCGTGAGATCCTTACCGCCGGTACCGATCACCGCGGCGATCTCCAATTCGAAGTCCTGCCAAGCGCTTCCGGGCGCCGTCGGCGCGTCGTCGTAGGGCCCTAAAACGGTTGCCGGACAAGCGAAGTAAAACGCTGGGATTCGGTACCAGCTGTCGGCGAGCACCCGCCCGGCGCCCAGCGCGGCTTGGCAGTTGCGCATGTGGTCGAGGAAGCACAGGGAATCCCGGATCGACGGCGGGCGCGGGATGGGCGCCAGCAGGCGCACGTCGGCGAGCGGTACCGTGCCCGCCGGGGAGCGCCGCGCCTCCTCCCCCGCTTGCCGCAGGCCGTCATGGCCTCGCGCGATCAGCTCGAGCAGCGTCACCCCCGCCGGCAGCGGGTGGATGGTGTCGCCGGAGACGACCCCGACACGCTCGCCGTCATCACCTTGGTAGGTAACCCATTTCACTCGCGTACCACCTCACTCGCTTCCTTGTCGGGCCGTAGCCCCCGCCAACTCGATTGGCGTAGCCGGTTATCCGGGGTCCACTCGCTGTAGCGCACCTCGCCGACCAGGACCGGCTCGACGTACGTGACGCCGCGGGCTTCGCTGCGGGGCAGCGGTGGGTGGAAGGGGGATGCGTCGGTGTGCAGCGGCGCCAGGGTCTTCTTCAGGTTGCTCAGGTCGCGTTCGGTGAACCCGGTGCCGACGCGGCCCGCGAAGTGCAGGCCGTCCGCGGTGGGGATGCCCATCAGCAGCGAGCCGATGCCGCTGCTGCGCCCGCCCTCGCCGGCCTTCCAGCCCCCGATGACGACTTCCTGGGTGTTCCAGTGCTTGTCCTTGATCCAGGACGACGAGCGCCGGCCGGGCTGGTAGGTGGAGTCGCGGCGCTTGGCGATCACCCCCTCCCAGCCGCGCTTGCCGGACTGCTCCAGCGCCTGCGCGCCGTCGCCCGGCAGCAGCTCGGGAACGATGAGATCGCTGCCGGCACCGAGCATTTCCAGCACCTTACGCCGGTCTGAATACCTGGCCCGCAGCAGTGAGCGGCCGTCGAGGTAGAGCACGTCGAACGCCCAGAACTCGACGCGCGAGCCTCGGCCGCGGTTCTGCATCTCATGGAAGTTGGGCACACCCGAGGAGTCCAGGACAACGGCCTCGCCGTCGAGGATCACATGGTGTTCCGCGAGATCTTCTGCGAGCGAGCGTAATTCGGGATATTCGCCGGTGACCTCGCGGCCACGCCGAGACCGTATCCGGATGGAGCCGTGGTCGGCCTCGATCAACAGCCGGTAGCCATCCCATTTGCCTTCGAACGCCCACTGGCGCGCCTTCAGCGCCGTCACCGAACCATGGGTGGCCAGCATCGGCGCGATCGTGTCGAAATCGAAGACCTTCTGATCTTTCATCCGGTGCGCCAGCCACTGGTCGC
This genomic window contains:
- a CDS encoding enoyl-CoA hydratase/isomerase family protein, encoding MPAVTLERLEDNIACITLNRPERLNAIDGSLIDGVHEALDVLDGGEYRVAILTGAGRGFCAGADLSGTGQPWTQNKPTTPAFKVNYDAQVRLANLYTRIYEMDIPVIGAVNGVAVGGGLAFSLVCDIRVASEQARFGSVFIKAGFSSMDMGTSYLLPKIVGAGVARELMLTGRIIDAAEAYRIKLVHEVVAPDELMPAALELARSIAENNAYGVWQTKIGLNAALDAPSLRHAIEIENRTQILSGFTNNPVEAAMAHREKRAPKWDVL
- a CDS encoding fumarylacetoacetate hydrolase family protein; protein product: MKWVTYQGDDGERVGVVSGDTIHPLPAGVTLLELIARGHDGLRQAGEEARRSPAGTVPLADVRLLAPIPRPPSIRDSLCFLDHMRNCQAALGAGRVLADSWYRIPAFYFACPATVLGPYDDAPTAPGSAWQDFELEIAAVIGTGGKDLTVEQAERAIIGYTIFNDWSARDLQQMESQLGIGQGKGKDSGVTLGPYLVTPDELEQYRHASDRGKLDLRVTALVNDAVIGTGSTAQMDWTFGEVISYASRGVTLHPGDVIGSGTVPTCTLVEHLNPAALESFPGWLHDGDVVTLQVQGLGETRQTVRASGAPFALAARPNPDAPAAAPRVNRAPARVPYTRGLHQVGDRVWAWTLPDGGYGWSNAGLVAGDGASLLVDTLFDLALTREMLTAMRPVTGSAPITDAVITHSNGDHTHGNQLLDTSVRIIAAHGTAEEIEHGMAPEMLAMAQTANLGPVATPYTRDRFGHFDFSNITLRNADQTFERNLSVEVGGRRIDVLNLGPAHTAADSVVHVPDAGVLFGGDLLFIGCTPIVWAGPIANWVAACDAMIALDAPTVVPGHGPVTDPDGIRAVRGYLVHVAEQAEAAYRRGLSWAEAADTIDLGEYATWLDAERVVVNVYQRYRELDPQTPQLEVMALLVMQAEWFAKRSA
- a CDS encoding class I SAM-dependent methyltransferase, producing the protein MARTESDSWDLANSVGATATMVAAARAAATRRPQPVITDEFAEPLVRAVGLDVFTRLAAGELDSMDLEQGVGFSRMVDTFAARARFYDDYFAAAGQAGLRQVVIVASGLDSRAYRLRWPAGTTVYEIDQPEVIAFKTATLADIGAAPTAELRTVGIDLREDWPAALQAAGFDPDQPTTWLAEGVLIGFLPPEAEVRLLDAIIPLSGEGSRFAGDFGTVAPSTPEGQEQARLMTEGWRRLGLDLDVAGLAYPGEHTDVAAHLAANGWDTTTFRLTDLFSAAGLPELGPAEHQVPAATISFVRAVRV